In Alteromonas mediterranea DE, a single genomic region encodes these proteins:
- a CDS encoding mechanosensitive ion channel domain-containing protein encodes MNEWWHGFLTWLTQYQSNAVWSGVVLLFYLGMSRKLLPKLESNIEKSKLKSHSALKGLFAARVIVATVSLALLLLAWGIDFSGLLVLSTSIITVTGVALFASWSLISNITAYFILLTNVAYRRGNYVRVLDGDNYIEGIIADVGPFSTRLVTAERETLMYPNNLILTRPVLLNPKQKWGSMGKIVAKSSSETAVVKTEDSKAHEEFL; translated from the coding sequence ATGAATGAATGGTGGCATGGGTTTTTGACGTGGTTGACGCAATACCAGTCAAATGCCGTGTGGAGTGGCGTGGTGCTGTTGTTTTATTTGGGCATGTCTCGCAAATTATTGCCAAAGCTAGAAAGCAATATCGAAAAGTCTAAGCTTAAATCCCATAGTGCCCTTAAAGGCTTGTTTGCCGCGCGGGTTATCGTTGCCACTGTTTCTCTTGCGCTCCTTTTGCTTGCGTGGGGAATTGATTTTTCAGGCTTGTTGGTGCTGTCCACGTCCATTATTACGGTAACAGGTGTCGCGCTTTTTGCCAGCTGGTCACTCATTAGTAACATTACCGCTTATTTTATTTTGTTGACGAATGTGGCTTATCGCAGAGGGAACTATGTTCGCGTGCTTGACGGGGATAACTATATTGAAGGAATTATTGCTGACGTGGGCCCATTTAGTACACGCCTGGTTACAGCAGAGCGTGAAACACTGATGTACCCGAATAATTTAATTCTTACTCGCCCAGTGTTGCTGAACCCTAAACAAAAATGGGGCTCAATGGGTAAGATAGTGGCAAAATCTTCGAGTGAAACCGCTGTTGTGAAAACAGAAGATAGTAAAGCTCACGAAGAGTTTCTCTAA
- the acs gene encoding acetate--CoA ligase — protein MTAGKTYPVPENILQSTHLNASQYDEMYKQSIDQPEAFWGEHASILEWYQKPTKIKNTHFGENDVSIKWFEDGELNASYNCIDRHLANNATKVAFHWEGDSPEDSQDITYQEVHYEVCKLANALKGMGVAKGDRVAIYMPMVPEAAYAMLACARIGAVHSVIFGGFSPNAIADRINDSSAKVVITADEGRRAGRSIPLKANVDKALAGDACPSITHVLVHKLTGGDVDWNEKHDVWWQDAVDGMSAQCEPEVMNAEDPLFILYTSGSTGTPKGVVHTTGGYLLYSAMTFKYAFDYKDDDVYWCTADVGWITGHSYMVYGPMVNAASQVFFEGVPTYPDVKRIAQVVEKYKVNSLYTAPTAIRALMAHGDAPAEGCDLSSLRLLGTVGEPINPEAWEWYHRVIGQGRCPIIDTWWQTETGGHMILPLPGATELKPGSASRPFFGIQPALFDADGKELEGAAEGNLVIKDSWPSQARTVYGDHQRFINTYFSAYKGVYFTGDGARCDEDGFYWITGRVDDVLNVSGHRLGTAEIESALVAHPKVAEAAVVGFPHDIKGQGIYVYVTPNEGVEADEALTKELKAWVRQELSPIATPDMIQWSHGLPKTRSGKIMRRILRKIAANEHEQLGDTSTLADPSVVDTLIEERLNK, from the coding sequence ATGACCGCCGGCAAAACTTATCCTGTACCTGAGAATATCCTTCAGTCTACACATCTTAATGCGTCGCAATATGACGAAATGTACAAGCAATCTATAGATCAACCCGAAGCGTTTTGGGGCGAACATGCGTCTATTCTTGAGTGGTACCAAAAGCCAACCAAAATTAAAAACACGCATTTTGGTGAAAACGACGTGTCTATCAAATGGTTTGAAGACGGTGAGCTAAACGCCAGCTATAACTGTATCGACCGCCATCTTGCTAATAATGCCACTAAGGTTGCCTTTCATTGGGAAGGTGACTCTCCTGAAGATAGTCAAGATATTACCTACCAAGAAGTGCACTACGAAGTATGTAAGTTAGCGAATGCACTGAAAGGCATGGGCGTAGCAAAAGGTGACCGTGTAGCTATCTATATGCCAATGGTGCCAGAGGCGGCTTACGCTATGCTTGCCTGTGCCCGAATAGGGGCTGTTCACTCGGTGATCTTTGGCGGCTTCTCGCCAAACGCCATTGCCGATCGCATTAACGACAGCAGTGCAAAAGTCGTTATTACGGCTGATGAAGGACGCCGTGCTGGAAGAAGCATTCCCTTAAAAGCGAATGTAGATAAAGCGCTGGCAGGCGATGCATGCCCGTCGATTACTCACGTACTGGTCCATAAACTTACTGGTGGTGACGTTGATTGGAACGAAAAGCATGATGTGTGGTGGCAAGATGCCGTAGACGGCATGTCTGCCCAGTGTGAGCCAGAGGTAATGAACGCGGAAGACCCGCTATTTATTCTTTATACATCAGGTTCAACGGGAACGCCCAAAGGCGTGGTGCATACCACAGGGGGGTACCTGTTGTATTCTGCCATGACCTTTAAATATGCATTCGACTATAAAGACGATGATGTTTACTGGTGTACGGCTGATGTGGGTTGGATTACAGGCCACAGCTACATGGTGTACGGCCCTATGGTTAACGCCGCTTCGCAAGTCTTTTTTGAGGGGGTTCCGACGTACCCAGATGTTAAGCGCATTGCTCAAGTGGTAGAGAAGTACAAAGTAAATAGCCTTTACACTGCGCCTACGGCTATTCGTGCGCTAATGGCTCACGGCGATGCGCCCGCTGAAGGTTGCGATTTATCATCACTGCGTTTACTTGGCACCGTGGGTGAGCCGATTAACCCTGAAGCGTGGGAATGGTATCACCGCGTGATTGGTCAAGGCCGCTGCCCCATTATCGATACGTGGTGGCAAACCGAAACCGGTGGTCACATGATTTTACCACTACCCGGTGCGACGGAATTAAAACCAGGCTCAGCCAGTCGCCCTTTCTTTGGTATTCAGCCGGCGTTGTTTGATGCAGATGGCAAAGAGTTAGAGGGAGCGGCCGAAGGTAACTTGGTGATTAAAGACAGTTGGCCAAGCCAAGCGCGCACGGTATACGGCGACCATCAGCGTTTTATCAATACGTATTTTAGTGCATACAAAGGGGTGTACTTTACCGGTGACGGTGCCCGCTGTGATGAAGATGGTTTCTATTGGATCACTGGCCGCGTAGATGACGTGTTAAACGTGTCAGGTCACCGCCTAGGCACCGCAGAAATTGAAAGTGCGCTGGTTGCTCATCCTAAAGTGGCGGAAGCTGCGGTAGTAGGTTTTCCTCACGATATTAAAGGGCAGGGCATTTACGTTTACGTGACACCAAATGAAGGGGTTGAAGCAGACGAAGCGCTAACCAAAGAGCTTAAAGCGTGGGTACGCCAAGAGCTTAGTCCAATAGCCACGCCCGATATGATTCAGTGGTCACACGGTTTACCCAAAACCCGCTCGGGTAAAATTATGCGCCGCATTCTTAGAAAAATCGCGGCTAACGAGCACGAGCAATTAGGTGACACTTCTACATTGGCGGATCCGTCGGTTGTTGATACACTGATAGAGGAACGTCTAAATAAGTAA
- a CDS encoding DcaP family trimeric outer membrane transporter, translating into MKAKIKNTATAVALCLAASSGAAQAATIGDTSVKFTGYIKVDAMVSDYSDGTIASGSVGRDFYIPSLTPVGGVDEDPQFDAHIRTSRFRFATSTPTAEGDTINGVFELDFLVTSGGDERISNSYTPRVRHAYLTYKNWLVGQTWTTFMDVGSLPESLDFIGTTDGITFARQVMVRYTNGGLQIALENPESTITPLGGGGRITSDDSSVPDLVAAYTSKQDWGYVKVAGLLRQLSYDNAAGIDADETSFGVSVTGKYNLANGDDIRFTFNSGKGLGRYSALNAANGAVLTESGDLEAIDSTGYGIAYRHKWSDKARSSIMFSAFEADNDATLTGMAVTESTYSTRVNYLYSPTKALTVGAEYAFAHREVEAGLEGDMNRFQVSAKYAF; encoded by the coding sequence ATGAAAGCTAAAATAAAAAATACGGCTACCGCGGTAGCATTGTGCCTAGCGGCATCTAGCGGCGCGGCGCAAGCAGCAACAATCGGCGACACAAGTGTGAAATTCACAGGCTATATCAAAGTCGATGCGATGGTAAGCGACTACTCTGACGGCACCATTGCCTCGGGAAGCGTAGGCCGCGACTTTTACATTCCTTCACTAACTCCGGTTGGTGGCGTTGACGAAGACCCACAATTTGATGCCCACATCAGAACCTCACGATTCCGCTTTGCAACGTCAACGCCTACGGCTGAAGGCGATACCATAAACGGTGTATTCGAACTCGACTTCCTTGTAACTAGCGGCGGTGATGAGCGAATCAGTAACTCCTACACTCCGCGAGTACGCCACGCGTACTTAACTTACAAGAATTGGTTGGTGGGCCAAACATGGACGACCTTTATGGACGTAGGTTCATTACCAGAATCACTTGATTTTATTGGTACCACTGACGGCATCACCTTTGCCCGTCAAGTCATGGTGAGATACACCAACGGCGGGCTGCAGATTGCGTTAGAAAATCCTGAGTCGACTATCACCCCCTTGGGAGGTGGCGGTCGTATAACAAGTGACGATAGCAGCGTGCCTGATTTAGTAGCAGCTTACACGTCCAAACAAGATTGGGGTTATGTAAAAGTGGCAGGCTTACTTCGCCAGCTTTCCTACGATAACGCCGCAGGAATTGATGCAGATGAAACCAGCTTCGGCGTATCAGTTACCGGTAAATACAACTTGGCAAATGGCGATGACATCCGCTTCACGTTCAATTCAGGTAAAGGTCTAGGACGATATTCAGCCCTTAACGCTGCCAATGGCGCTGTACTGACAGAAAGTGGCGACCTTGAAGCAATCGACTCTACCGGTTACGGCATTGCGTATCGCCACAAGTGGAGCGATAAAGCGCGCAGCAGCATCATGTTTTCAGCATTTGAGGCTGATAATGACGCAACGCTTACGGGGATGGCAGTAACCGAAAGCACATACAGTACACGCGTTAACTACTTATACTCGCCAACAAAAGCACTGACCGTGGGCGCAGAGTACGCATTTGCTCATCGTGAAGTTGAAGCAGGTTTAGAAGGTGATATGAATCGCTTCCAAGTTTCAGCGAAGTATGCGTTTTAA
- the rimK gene encoding 30S ribosomal protein S6--L-glutamate ligase: MRIAILSRNPRLYSTSRLVEAGQARGHDVDVIDTMHCYMDITSARPSVRYHGKKLPYYDAVIPRIGASVSFYGTSVVRQFEMMGTYSLNESVAISRSRDKLRSLQLLSRKGIGMPRTGFAHHPDKIDDVIKTVGGAPVVIKLLEGTQGIGVVLADTQKAAESIIEAFMGLNASILVQEFIKEAGGSDIRCFVVGGKVVAAMKRQAAPGEFRSNLHRGGQASLVRLSPAERKTAVDAAKTMGLNCCGVDILRSNNGPVVMEVNSSPGLEGIEKATTKDVASMIIEFIEKSAEPHKTKTRGKG, from the coding sequence ATGCGTATTGCAATTCTTTCAAGAAACCCTCGCCTTTACTCTACTTCACGCTTAGTTGAAGCCGGTCAGGCTCGAGGGCATGACGTTGACGTTATCGACACCATGCACTGTTACATGGATATCACCAGTGCGCGTCCATCTGTACGCTACCACGGTAAAAAACTTCCCTATTACGATGCGGTTATCCCTCGTATTGGAGCGTCGGTGAGTTTTTACGGTACGTCGGTAGTGCGCCAGTTTGAGATGATGGGGACGTATAGCCTTAATGAGTCGGTCGCGATTAGCCGCTCTCGCGATAAGCTGCGTTCCCTACAACTTTTATCACGCAAAGGCATTGGCATGCCTAGAACGGGGTTTGCTCACCACCCAGATAAAATTGACGATGTTATTAAAACTGTAGGCGGCGCACCGGTGGTGATTAAGCTTCTAGAAGGTACCCAAGGTATCGGTGTGGTGTTGGCAGATACACAGAAAGCGGCAGAGTCGATCATCGAAGCATTCATGGGGTTAAACGCCAGTATTCTAGTGCAAGAGTTTATTAAAGAAGCAGGCGGAAGCGACATTCGCTGCTTTGTAGTGGGCGGCAAAGTGGTCGCGGCGATGAAGCGCCAAGCGGCACCGGGAGAATTTCGCTCTAACCTTCACCGCGGTGGGCAAGCAAGCTTAGTGCGCTTAAGTCCCGCTGAGCGAAAAACGGCAGTCGATGCGGCGAAAACAATGGGTCTAAATTGCTGTGGGGTAGACATTCTGCGCTCAAACAATGGCCCGGTCGTCATGGAGGTCAACTCGTCGCCAGGATTAGAAGGTATAGAAAAAGCCACCACGAAAGATGTGGCCAGCATGATCATTGAATTTATTGAAAAAAGTGCAGAGCCGCATAAAACCAAAACCCGAGGAAAGGGCTAA
- a CDS encoding succinylglutamate desuccinylase/aspartoacylase family protein, whose product MVNDVLTIGGESIAPGETKKIELEMPPLYTATNMSIPVYVRRGKRPGPTMFVSAAIHGDELNGIEIVGRLIRSKAIERIRGTLIAVPMVNVYGVLNQSRYLPDRRDLNRSFPGSKKGSLAGRLANLFFKEVVSKCDVGIDLHTGAIHRSNLPQIRADLDDAAVLEMAKAFGVPVLLNAELRDGSLREAASANGVKILLYEAGQALRYDEFSIRAGVKGIINTMRHLGMLNKSRSKGHSIERFIARQSGWVRAPESGFVTHLAQLGDHVEKGDKLAIIADPFGNYLDSIVSPAEGVVIGKQNIPLTQEGEAIYHIAYFSEPDTVAEHVELLQDNLLPQEQDPGL is encoded by the coding sequence GTGGTAAACGATGTGCTAACAATTGGGGGTGAGAGCATTGCCCCTGGCGAAACAAAAAAGATTGAGTTAGAAATGCCGCCGCTTTATACGGCTACTAACATGAGCATTCCGGTGTATGTAAGACGTGGAAAGCGACCGGGCCCTACTATGTTTGTAAGTGCAGCCATTCATGGCGATGAACTAAACGGGATAGAAATCGTGGGGCGTTTAATTCGTTCAAAAGCGATTGAGCGCATTAGGGGTACATTAATTGCGGTACCTATGGTTAACGTATATGGCGTACTCAATCAGTCTCGCTATTTACCAGACCGACGGGATTTAAACCGCAGTTTTCCAGGAAGCAAAAAAGGTTCTTTGGCCGGCCGTTTAGCGAACTTATTTTTTAAAGAAGTCGTAAGCAAGTGTGATGTAGGAATAGACCTTCACACTGGTGCAATACACCGCAGTAACCTTCCCCAGATTCGCGCCGATTTAGACGATGCAGCCGTGCTGGAAATGGCCAAAGCATTTGGTGTTCCTGTGTTACTCAATGCAGAATTACGGGACGGATCATTGCGAGAAGCGGCCAGCGCAAACGGTGTTAAAATCTTACTTTACGAGGCCGGGCAAGCACTGCGCTACGATGAGTTCTCTATACGAGCAGGTGTAAAAGGCATTATTAACACCATGCGTCATTTAGGCATGCTCAATAAAAGCCGCAGTAAGGGTCATAGCATTGAACGTTTTATCGCCAGACAGAGCGGCTGGGTTCGTGCCCCGGAAAGCGGGTTTGTTACGCACTTAGCACAACTTGGCGATCATGTGGAAAAGGGTGACAAGCTGGCTATCATTGCAGACCCGTTTGGCAACTATCTAGATAGTATTGTCAGTCCTGCAGAAGGGGTCGTCATTGGTAAACAAAATATTCCACTCACTCAAGAAGGTGAAGCGATTTATCACATTGCATACTTCTCTGAGCCTGATACCGTTGCAGAACACGTAGAGTTATTGCAAGACAATTTATTGCCACAAGAACAAGACCCTGGTTTATAA
- a CDS encoding Na/Pi symporter translates to MSMTDPQLAQNDALQKTHNWRQWLLLVLLVYVMLLAVSMIGSGFKFATGDHAKALFSFASNPVMGLIIGMVSTALIQSSSTVTSIIVGMVAGGLPITIAIPMMMGANIGTSITNTLVSLGHVARKEEFQRAFNAATIHDFFNVLSVLIFLPLEMAFGILEYLSAQMVAIFHTGQAIGVDGVNPIKVATQPVTDLATHVFSFLPSIYPGVAKIILGIGLIMFSITYMGKIMKSLMVGKAKALLHTSIGKGPLSGIASGAVMTVLVQSSSTTTSLMVPLVGSGILKAKDIYPFTLGANIGTCITALIAALGVVGVNSGFALQIAFVHLIYNVLGVTLIYGFPLLRNIPLNLSYQLSVIAAERKMYGAAYIGGLFFIMPLGIIFTTM, encoded by the coding sequence ATGTCAATGACCGACCCACAGCTAGCCCAGAACGACGCCCTTCAAAAAACACATAATTGGCGTCAGTGGTTACTCTTAGTGCTCCTAGTTTACGTTATGTTACTTGCTGTTAGTATGATTGGCAGCGGGTTCAAATTTGCCACTGGCGATCATGCCAAAGCGCTTTTTAGCTTCGCTTCTAACCCTGTGATGGGGTTAATTATTGGCATGGTATCCACTGCACTTATTCAATCTTCTAGTACGGTCACGTCTATTATTGTGGGCATGGTAGCCGGTGGTTTACCTATTACTATTGCGATACCCATGATGATGGGAGCTAATATTGGTACAAGTATTACTAACACCCTGGTGAGCCTAGGCCACGTAGCAAGAAAAGAAGAATTTCAACGGGCCTTTAACGCCGCCACCATACACGATTTTTTTAACGTGTTATCAGTGCTGATATTTTTACCCTTAGAAATGGCATTTGGTATTTTGGAATATTTAAGCGCTCAAATGGTCGCAATTTTTCATACCGGACAAGCCATTGGGGTTGATGGTGTTAACCCAATAAAAGTGGCAACCCAACCTGTTACCGACCTTGCTACCCACGTATTTTCATTTTTGCCTTCTATTTACCCTGGCGTGGCTAAGATTATTTTGGGTATTGGGCTTATTATGTTTTCTATCACCTATATGGGCAAAATTATGAAATCGCTCATGGTGGGGAAGGCTAAAGCGCTATTGCATACTAGCATTGGTAAAGGGCCACTTTCCGGCATTGCATCAGGTGCGGTAATGACTGTGTTAGTGCAATCGTCATCAACAACCACATCGCTCATGGTGCCTTTGGTTGGCAGCGGTATTCTAAAGGCAAAAGACATCTACCCGTTCACCTTAGGTGCCAATATTGGTACCTGCATTACTGCGCTAATCGCGGCACTAGGCGTAGTGGGAGTAAATAGTGGGTTTGCATTACAAATTGCTTTTGTTCATCTGATTTACAATGTACTGGGCGTAACGCTTATTTACGGCTTTCCGCTATTGCGTAACATTCCGCTTAACCTTTCCTATCAATTATCTGTTATAGCAGCAGAGCGTAAAATGTATGGAGCAGCCTACATAGGTGGCTTGTTCTTTATCATGCCATTGGGGATTATTTTTACTACGATGTAG
- a CDS encoding aldo/keto reductase, which yields MKFNRLGTSDLQVSDVCLGTMTWGIQNTQQDADEQLAYALDKGVNFIDTAEMYPVPPNVDTYGDTERVIGNWLSRNPSKRADIVLMTKIAGSGLKYIRNAGPITADAIANALTYSLERLNTDYIDVYQLHWPNRVTPHFGKHWPDGANPTKTNREQELDGMRDILTGIKRALDEGKIRHWGLSDDTPWGIHTFLMLCNEMDIPLPVSIQNEFSLLHAKDWPYLIEMCELENIAYLPWSPLATGMLSGKYQKGARPEGSRWTLAQRMGLFRDKPPAQAATAEYMQIAKKAGITPSQLALAWCQQVPGVTSTIIGATTMPQLKENIDAFDLSLSQETLDDVHSVLRQYPMGF from the coding sequence ATGAAGTTTAACCGCTTAGGAACTAGCGATTTACAAGTGTCTGACGTGTGTTTAGGTACAATGACATGGGGTATTCAAAACACTCAGCAAGACGCAGATGAGCAACTAGCATACGCCCTTGATAAAGGCGTTAATTTTATCGATACCGCAGAAATGTACCCAGTGCCGCCCAATGTTGATACGTACGGCGATACAGAGCGCGTGATCGGGAATTGGCTCTCGCGCAACCCGTCAAAGCGCGCTGATATTGTACTGATGACTAAAATTGCAGGTAGCGGTTTAAAGTATATTCGCAATGCAGGGCCTATTACCGCCGATGCAATCGCCAATGCGTTAACGTATTCATTAGAACGCCTGAATACCGATTATATCGATGTTTATCAACTTCATTGGCCTAATCGAGTCACCCCTCACTTTGGTAAGCACTGGCCTGATGGCGCGAACCCTACGAAGACCAATAGGGAGCAAGAACTTGATGGTATGCGAGATATACTAACCGGAATTAAGCGCGCCCTTGATGAAGGAAAAATAAGGCATTGGGGATTGTCGGATGATACGCCATGGGGAATTCACACATTTTTGATGCTATGTAATGAAATGGATATCCCACTTCCTGTTTCCATTCAAAATGAATTTAGTCTACTTCACGCAAAAGATTGGCCGTATCTGATAGAAATGTGTGAACTAGAGAATATTGCTTATTTGCCCTGGTCGCCTTTAGCAACGGGAATGTTAAGCGGTAAATATCAAAAGGGGGCGCGTCCTGAAGGAAGCCGGTGGACATTAGCACAGCGAATGGGACTATTTAGAGATAAGCCGCCGGCGCAGGCTGCCACCGCTGAGTACATGCAGATTGCCAAAAAGGCCGGAATTACGCCGTCTCAACTTGCGTTAGCCTGGTGTCAGCAGGTCCCTGGCGTCACTTCTACTATTATCGGCGCAACAACGATGCCCCAGCTAAAAGAGAATATTGATGCGTTCGACTTATCGCTTTCTCAAGAAACCTTAGATGACGTTCACAGTGTGCTAAGGCAATATCCTATGGGCTTCTAA
- a CDS encoding amino acid ABC transporter substrate-binding protein — translation MDMWTKQLGWVALLLSTVTSFTISAQEVVASKVQSELPHTVIRLPNVHPGRDAVYAYAKTLLAESLRVTKAQYGTFELLVSDQETAQERQLRSLEHNMLDVTWSVTSKERERQFLPIRIPIMAGLFGKRALFVKAGDTRLKGVETLQDLQAFRAVLGYDWPDTKIFRANDIPVLETTYRASFRIVSEGFADMFPRSVMEIHEEAQDDTLSRDLVIDQNLIIAYPSPIFFFVSSDNQALANRITEGLLTLFETGKFQALLVANANFKQGMSLIEERTVIGIENPFLSEQSRLALEKFLPEFSASKPLEDFEATEMAVPVQVEKQ, via the coding sequence ATGGACATGTGGACTAAACAACTAGGGTGGGTCGCGTTACTACTAAGTACTGTGACGTCTTTCACTATTAGTGCTCAAGAAGTCGTGGCGAGTAAGGTTCAAAGTGAGCTACCCCACACTGTTATTCGGCTGCCAAATGTTCATCCCGGCAGAGATGCCGTGTACGCGTATGCAAAAACACTTTTAGCAGAGTCGTTACGTGTTACAAAGGCCCAATATGGCACATTTGAGCTTTTAGTCAGCGACCAAGAAACAGCGCAAGAGCGTCAATTGCGAAGCCTTGAACACAATATGCTAGACGTAACCTGGAGTGTGACCTCTAAAGAACGGGAACGTCAGTTTTTGCCTATCCGTATCCCTATTATGGCCGGGCTTTTTGGTAAACGAGCTCTATTTGTAAAGGCAGGTGACACTCGATTAAAAGGCGTGGAAACCCTTCAGGATTTACAAGCTTTCAGAGCCGTCTTGGGCTATGACTGGCCCGATACAAAAATTTTTCGCGCCAACGATATCCCAGTATTAGAAACCACATACCGCGCCTCTTTCCGTATTGTATCGGAAGGCTTTGCAGACATGTTTCCTCGTAGCGTAATGGAAATTCATGAAGAGGCCCAAGATGATACCCTTTCACGTGATCTCGTCATAGATCAAAACCTTATCATTGCTTACCCAAGCCCCATATTTTTCTTCGTAAGTAGCGATAACCAAGCGTTGGCTAACCGTATTACCGAAGGTTTACTGACTTTGTTTGAAACGGGTAAATTTCAGGCGCTATTAGTGGCAAATGCTAATTTTAAGCAGGGCATGTCGCTTATTGAAGAGCGAACCGTGATAGGCATTGAAAACCCATTTTTGAGTGAACAAAGCCGTTTGGCGCTAGAGAAGTTTCTTCCCGAGTTTTCTGCGTCAAAGCCTTTAGAAGATTTTGAGGCTACTGAGATGGCGGTTCCAGTTCAAGTTGAGAAGCAATAA
- a CDS encoding ATP-dependent zinc protease: MNNKKIVGAVELCDLPKLAITDLNVRVDTGAATSSLHVDNIEEFEQNGELWITFDIHPDIHNVERVVRREARVEGKKRVKSSTATREKRYVIITPIIMDGYQWDIQLTLTDRSEMTYLMLLGREAMSGHFIVDPEHDFLLTGRD, from the coding sequence ATGAACAATAAAAAAATCGTTGGTGCGGTAGAGCTGTGTGACCTACCCAAACTTGCTATTACTGACCTGAATGTGCGCGTGGATACGGGCGCAGCCACGTCTTCGTTACATGTAGACAATATCGAAGAATTTGAGCAAAACGGTGAGCTTTGGATTACCTTCGATATCCATCCAGATATTCACAACGTTGAGCGAGTGGTGCGCAGAGAAGCGCGAGTGGAAGGAAAGAAACGAGTCAAAAGCTCTACGGCTACACGGGAAAAGCGCTATGTGATAATTACGCCTATAATAATGGATGGGTACCAGTGGGATATACAGTTAACCCTTACTGACCGCTCTGAAATGACGTATCTTATGTTACTTGGACGCGAAGCAATGAGCGGGCATTTTATTGTCGACCCAGAGCACGATTTTTTGCTTACGGGAAGAGACTAA
- a CDS encoding response regulator transcription factor, giving the protein MITLLIADDHPLYRDALRGALSLSLPALTLKEAGDLTTTVDILNNEDIDLLLLDLHMPGSNDLFGLLHIRKLFPELPVAVVSGTEDTTLISKIISVGALGFIPKTASAQDIANAVEAILDGDVWLPENLSENVDEVNEAFSELADKVASLTPSQYKVLCYMRDGLLNKQIGFNLDIAEATVKAHVTAIFKKLGINNRTQAVLIASQLELEPPSQ; this is encoded by the coding sequence ATGATAACCCTTCTAATCGCTGATGATCATCCGCTGTATCGCGATGCACTAAGAGGCGCGTTATCGTTGTCATTGCCAGCCTTAACGCTTAAAGAGGCTGGCGACTTAACCACCACAGTCGATATTCTTAATAACGAGGATATCGATTTGCTGTTACTCGATTTACATATGCCGGGCAGCAATGATTTGTTCGGCTTATTGCACATTCGTAAACTCTTTCCTGAACTTCCCGTTGCAGTCGTGTCGGGAACCGAAGATACCACTCTCATCTCGAAAATAATTAGTGTTGGCGCACTTGGCTTTATCCCTAAAACTGCCAGTGCACAAGACATTGCTAATGCCGTAGAAGCGATTTTAGATGGCGACGTATGGTTACCTGAAAACTTAAGTGAAAATGTTGATGAAGTGAACGAAGCGTTTTCTGAGTTAGCAGATAAGGTAGCATCGCTTACCCCATCGCAATACAAAGTATTGTGTTACATGCGAGATGGGTTGTTGAATAAGCAAATTGGCTTTAACTTAGATATTGCTGAGGCTACCGTGAAAGCCCACGTTACGGCTATCTTCAAAAAGCTAGGAATAAATAATCGCACGCAGGCGGTGCTTATTGCTTCTCAACTTGAACTGGAACCGCCATCTCAGTAG